The following proteins are encoded in a genomic region of Spirosoma sp. SC4-14:
- a CDS encoding sigma-70 family RNA polymerase sigma factor, with product MESSSGYSYTTDAALWDDFLSGSKTAYAYLYDKYARTLYNYGYKIAQNRELTEDCLQDLFLAILETRERLGRTDSIKFYLMRALRREIVRRLNREQRFDHELDAIDFRIEFYYEPTWLDAQISQEQSTLLLHELNSLPARQKEALFLKYFDNLSYEEIAGVMGIEQSSVYKIVYKAIASLQKRMAPHVVILILSLIR from the coding sequence TTGGAGAGTTCATCGGGTTATTCGTACACGACAGATGCTGCGCTTTGGGACGACTTCCTGAGCGGTAGTAAGACCGCGTATGCCTATTTGTATGATAAATATGCCCGAACGCTCTATAACTATGGCTATAAGATTGCCCAGAATCGGGAACTGACTGAAGACTGCCTGCAGGATCTTTTTCTGGCCATTCTGGAAACCCGCGAACGGCTCGGCCGCACCGATTCGATCAAGTTTTATCTCATGCGGGCCCTGCGCCGGGAAATCGTTCGGCGGCTCAATCGGGAGCAACGCTTCGACCACGAGCTCGATGCGATTGATTTCAGGATTGAATTTTATTACGAACCGACCTGGCTCGACGCCCAGATTTCGCAGGAGCAGTCGACACTTTTGCTTCATGAGCTAAACAGCCTGCCAGCCCGGCAGAAAGAGGCCCTTTTTCTGAAGTATTTCGATAACCTCAGTTATGAAGAAATTGCCGGGGTGATGGGTATCGAACAAAGCTCCGTTTATAAAATTGTCTATAAAGCCATTGCGTCACTTCAAAAACGGATGGCTCCGCATGTGGTAATCCTGATTCTATCACTCATCCGATAA
- a CDS encoding PqqD family protein gives MKLKKSVAISENGFVFNASRGDSFSTNPTGTQILDWLRNGQSDTEIKTQLLNHYDIGEATCEKDLYDFLKMLKQHNLLDA, from the coding sequence ATGAAGCTAAAAAAGAGTGTAGCCATCAGTGAAAATGGCTTTGTTTTCAACGCGTCGCGGGGCGACTCCTTCTCGACTAACCCAACTGGCACTCAGATTCTCGACTGGTTGCGAAATGGCCAGTCGGACACCGAAATCAAGACCCAGTTGCTTAACCACTACGACATTGGGGAGGCAACCTGCGAGAAAGATCTTTACGATTTCCTTAAAATGCTGAAGCAACATAACCTATTAGACGCCTGA
- a CDS encoding LytTR family transcriptional regulator DNA-binding domain-containing protein: MITDSTDSLSCLIYEAITGGSQPLRQQLQTLLAGQLVRVVDEIKQVEAKLREDDFSLLFLVVEQLDVDAFRFLNQLDYCPPVLVVSADRTVAADAYAIKAAGFIPAATETEFMIRQVREVLSQNRAGNPAVAMATARSLPFFFVKSDYKVIRLNFDDILFVEGLGEYLRIYTEANKYIVLQSFTRLMDVLPPHQFLRIHRSYMINLYKINFVQNNVVSIGNHQLPISKSQKKAFLELVEQVGLL, translated from the coding sequence ATGATTACCGATTCGACGGACTCGCTTAGTTGCCTTATTTATGAAGCTATAACCGGCGGAAGTCAACCGCTGCGTCAACAGTTGCAGACACTACTCGCAGGGCAGCTTGTACGGGTTGTGGACGAGATAAAGCAGGTAGAAGCCAAACTTCGGGAAGACGATTTTAGTCTGCTATTTTTAGTCGTAGAGCAGCTCGATGTAGATGCCTTCCGGTTTCTGAATCAACTGGATTATTGCCCACCGGTGCTGGTTGTTAGTGCCGATCGAACAGTGGCGGCCGATGCTTATGCCATAAAAGCCGCTGGATTTATTCCGGCGGCAACGGAAACCGAATTCATGATCCGGCAAGTCAGGGAGGTATTGTCGCAAAACCGCGCTGGCAACCCGGCGGTAGCTATGGCAACAGCGCGGTCTCTGCCTTTCTTTTTTGTAAAATCCGACTATAAAGTTATTCGGCTGAATTTCGACGATATTCTGTTTGTAGAAGGGTTGGGGGAGTACCTTCGGATTTATACAGAAGCTAATAAATACATTGTTCTACAGTCGTTTACGCGGCTTATGGACGTACTCCCTCCGCATCAGTTTCTGCGTATTCATCGATCGTATATGATCAATCTGTATAAAATCAATTTCGTGCAGAACAACGTTGTTTCCATCGGGAATCACCAGCTTCCAATTAGCAAAAGTCAGAAAAAAGCGTTTCTGGAACTGGTCGAACAGGTAGGCTTGTTGTGA
- a CDS encoding methyltransferase → METLELPPPVQMLHLIAGFWSSQIIYVIARLGIADVFREGPQTAETVALQTNTHGPSIYRLLRAATSIGLFVGNQNKTFTITGLGKTLMTDSPGSHRDFAIAELGQEHYQGWGNLAYSIQTGTVAFQALSGQNVWDYYKDHPNDGQRFIMAMSNLSNSFNPAITHSYDFSQFDTVVDVGGAGGTLLCGILRDNPATKGVVFDLPHVVDHATTYIQEQGLSDRCRILPGDFFDRIPTDGDAYLLKFIIHDWNDEQAVNILKNCYQAMPDHARLLLIESVIPNSNEPNFGKLLDINMLVMTGGMERDADQYGQLLTKAGFHIRQIIPTPSPLQIIECSKN, encoded by the coding sequence ATGGAAACACTGGAACTTCCGCCCCCCGTTCAGATGCTCCACCTTATAGCTGGCTTCTGGAGCTCACAGATTATTTATGTCATTGCCCGATTGGGCATTGCCGATGTTTTCAGAGAAGGGCCGCAAACAGCAGAAACCGTAGCGTTACAGACAAATACGCATGGGCCATCCATTTATCGTTTACTGCGGGCAGCAACCAGTATAGGACTATTTGTTGGCAATCAGAACAAAACGTTTACTATCACTGGCTTAGGAAAAACACTTATGACCGATAGCCCTGGCTCGCACCGCGACTTTGCTATTGCAGAATTAGGCCAGGAACACTATCAGGGCTGGGGAAATCTTGCGTATAGTATTCAAACCGGAACGGTTGCGTTTCAGGCTCTTTCGGGGCAAAATGTGTGGGACTACTACAAAGATCACCCCAACGATGGCCAGCGATTCATAATGGCTATGTCGAATCTGTCGAACAGTTTCAACCCGGCCATTACCCACAGTTACGATTTCTCACAATTCGATACAGTTGTTGATGTGGGTGGCGCGGGAGGCACCTTACTCTGCGGAATTCTTCGGGATAATCCGGCGACGAAAGGAGTCGTGTTCGACCTACCCCATGTAGTTGACCATGCCACAACCTACATTCAGGAACAGGGGTTATCTGACCGTTGCCGCATATTGCCTGGCGATTTTTTCGACCGCATTCCAACCGATGGGGATGCCTACCTGTTGAAATTCATTATTCATGACTGGAACGACGAACAGGCAGTAAACATCCTCAAAAACTGCTACCAGGCAATGCCCGATCATGCCCGGCTACTACTGATTGAAAGTGTTATTCCGAACAGCAATGAACCCAACTTTGGCAAGCTCCTCGATATTAACATGCTGGTTATGACCGGCGGTATGGAACGCGATGCCGATCAGTATGGTCAGTTACTGACAAAGGCTGGATTCCATATCCGGCAAATCATTCCAACCCCCTCGCCACTCCAGATCATAGAGTGCAGTAAAAACTAA
- a CDS encoding ATP-grasp domain-containing protein, protein MQKTQITVAITGLNNADNPGPGMPVIRSLRQSEHFAIRIVGLAYENLEPGIYMDDMVDAVYTLPYPSLGHETLLARLAYIHEQENLDVLIPNFDAELYSFIKISDLLSSMGIRMLLPTHGQFDARLKGKLVEFGQQFGIRVPKSITVFNIGELSQSLHEFSFPVVVKGKFYEAYIAMNAEQAHSYFYKLAAKWGMPVILQQFIKGQEFNVTALGDGNGQLMGAVAMRKTYITDNGKGWAGVSIDDEQLLGMARQIVTQTRWGGGLELELMKDDSTGEVYLIEINPRFPAWVYLATACGQNHPEMLVQLALGETIAPLDHYDVGKMFVRYSWDMICDMSRFQQIATTGESIQYPAELSVLA, encoded by the coding sequence ATGCAAAAGACACAAATCACCGTTGCCATTACAGGCCTCAACAATGCTGACAATCCGGGTCCTGGCATGCCGGTTATCCGTAGCCTGCGCCAAAGTGAACACTTCGCTATTCGGATTGTTGGGCTTGCCTACGAAAACCTGGAGCCGGGCATTTATATGGACGATATGGTGGATGCGGTGTATACGCTCCCTTATCCTTCGCTGGGGCACGAAACACTACTGGCAAGGCTGGCATACATCCACGAACAGGAAAATCTGGATGTGCTCATCCCCAATTTCGATGCTGAGCTGTATAGTTTTATTAAGATCAGCGATCTCCTCAGCAGTATGGGTATTCGAATGCTTCTGCCCACACACGGGCAGTTCGACGCCCGGCTCAAAGGGAAACTGGTTGAATTTGGTCAGCAATTCGGCATTCGTGTTCCGAAAAGTATAACCGTCTTCAACATTGGCGAACTATCGCAGTCGCTCCACGAATTCAGTTTTCCGGTAGTGGTTAAAGGCAAATTTTATGAAGCCTATATCGCCATGAACGCCGAACAGGCCCATAGCTATTTTTATAAACTGGCAGCCAAGTGGGGAATGCCTGTTATTCTGCAGCAATTCATTAAAGGTCAGGAGTTCAACGTAACGGCTCTGGGCGATGGAAATGGCCAACTCATGGGAGCCGTTGCGATGCGCAAAACCTACATTACGGACAATGGCAAAGGCTGGGCTGGGGTTTCAATTGACGATGAGCAATTGCTGGGTATGGCTCGACAAATTGTTACCCAAACGCGCTGGGGTGGCGGTCTGGAGCTTGAACTGATGAAAGACGATAGCACTGGCGAGGTCTATCTGATTGAGATCAATCCACGATTTCCGGCCTGGGTATATCTGGCAACCGCCTGCGGGCAAAACCACCCCGAAATGCTGGTACAGCTCGCACTGGGCGAAACAATTGCTCCCCTTGACCACTACGATGTCGGTAAAATGTTTGTCCGGTATTCGTGGGATATGATCTGCGACATGAGCCGTTTTCAGCAAATAGCCACTACAGGCGAAAGCATCCAGTACCCAGCCGAGCTATCAGTTCTGGCGTAA
- a CDS encoding urea transporter, with translation MKELIKTIVVGGLNSYAQLFFTQNKITGMLLLAASMVDPQTGIWGLLGVVVCNAIALGFGMSPSLVQQGVIGYNSILVSLGLASMLPVSERFFCLFGLACLSTVFLSAGSFQLMRRLNLPSLSFAFLIVYWAVALSLDNFPAIKVNSLSRVQLTHWYNIEAPAWFPVWLYHYLTSLGSILFQSNLIAGLLAVTGLLWASRIQLTLSLLGFGVGYLLFIALGGNPIQISHHYIGFNFILTAMALGGFFYIPNWRTYGLALLAIAVMILLATAELTLFEGLNLPILSLPFVMIVPLTLYVMRMRQEPRGLMEVVHQQHSPEKNLYSFSNYQQRFGKSTYVQIGLPFFGEWVVYQGYNGQYTHKDAYRFAWDFVIRDATQKSFRSSGHTADDYYGYGMPVVAPAAGYVVGIVDGIEDNPIGNMNIKENWGNVIVIKHTDYLYSKIAHLKKDMFTVRVGDYVRKGDVVGALGNSGRSPEPHIHFQLQATPEVEAPTIQYPIAYYLLKNEQEVALNCYDVPQENETITNIKTSALLRDAFGFMPGQLIRFEAEIDQQRIEEEWSVGTTSLNEPYLHCAATASTVYFVNDGTMFYCSAYIGPRHTLLHYFYLAAYKVMLGFYRNTSITDLVPLHQLDRGPGRFLQDFAAPFFIYRRYRYQLNYDFMDNPIRPTVMFLQSSVNREVLDRSQTLYRFEIRLEHQTISQFTVWHAHRIINIRQVLDNSEQPVCHESSLALTEELV, from the coding sequence ATGAAAGAACTAATTAAAACCATCGTCGTTGGTGGCTTAAACAGCTATGCCCAATTGTTTTTCACACAAAACAAAATCACGGGTATGCTACTGCTGGCAGCCTCTATGGTAGACCCACAAACGGGTATCTGGGGTCTGCTGGGTGTTGTGGTTTGCAATGCGATTGCCCTGGGTTTCGGCATGAGTCCAAGTCTGGTACAACAGGGCGTAATCGGCTACAACAGCATTCTGGTTTCGCTGGGATTAGCCTCGATGCTGCCAGTAAGTGAACGTTTTTTTTGCCTGTTTGGCCTGGCCTGTCTTTCTACTGTTTTTCTATCGGCAGGTTCATTCCAGTTAATGAGACGGCTCAATCTGCCTTCGTTAAGCTTTGCTTTTCTAATCGTTTACTGGGCCGTTGCCCTGTCGCTGGACAACTTTCCGGCCATCAAGGTCAATAGTCTTTCTCGGGTGCAACTCACACACTGGTACAATATTGAAGCTCCTGCCTGGTTTCCCGTTTGGCTATATCATTACCTGACTTCGCTGGGCAGTATTTTGTTTCAAAGTAATCTGATAGCTGGTTTGCTGGCCGTAACTGGTCTTTTGTGGGCCTCGCGCATTCAGCTTACCCTCTCTCTACTGGGCTTTGGCGTGGGCTATCTTCTGTTTATTGCACTGGGAGGAAACCCAATCCAGATCAGCCATCACTATATCGGGTTTAACTTCATTCTGACAGCAATGGCACTGGGGGGCTTTTTTTACATCCCAAACTGGCGAACCTACGGCTTAGCTTTGCTCGCCATAGCAGTAATGATTTTGCTGGCAACAGCAGAACTGACGCTGTTCGAAGGCCTCAATTTACCCATTCTATCGCTGCCGTTTGTAATGATCGTGCCGCTAACACTGTATGTGATGCGCATGAGGCAGGAACCACGTGGATTGATGGAAGTGGTTCATCAGCAGCATTCACCCGAAAAAAACCTGTACTCGTTCAGCAATTATCAGCAGCGGTTCGGCAAGTCAACATACGTTCAGATTGGGCTCCCGTTTTTTGGCGAATGGGTTGTTTATCAGGGATATAACGGTCAGTATACGCATAAAGATGCCTACCGATTTGCCTGGGATTTTGTGATTCGTGATGCCACCCAAAAAAGTTTCCGAAGTAGTGGCCATACGGCCGATGATTATTATGGTTACGGTATGCCTGTAGTAGCACCAGCCGCTGGCTATGTGGTCGGCATTGTCGACGGTATTGAGGATAATCCTATTGGCAACATGAACATTAAGGAAAACTGGGGTAATGTGATCGTCATTAAGCATACCGACTATCTGTATTCGAAGATCGCTCATCTGAAAAAAGATATGTTTACGGTTCGGGTAGGCGATTATGTTCGTAAAGGCGATGTGGTGGGTGCGCTGGGCAATTCAGGACGTTCGCCGGAACCACACATCCATTTTCAGCTACAGGCTACGCCAGAAGTAGAAGCCCCAACGATCCAGTATCCGATTGCCTATTACCTGCTTAAAAACGAGCAGGAAGTAGCATTGAACTGCTATGATGTTCCGCAGGAAAACGAAACAATTACCAACATCAAAACCTCCGCTCTGCTGCGCGATGCCTTCGGGTTCATGCCAGGACAGCTTATACGCTTCGAGGCCGAAATTGACCAGCAGCGAATCGAAGAAGAATGGTCTGTTGGCACAACCAGCCTTAACGAACCATATCTGCACTGTGCAGCAACTGCCTCAACCGTCTATTTCGTAAACGACGGTACAATGTTCTACTGCTCGGCGTATATAGGGCCCCGTCATACACTACTGCACTACTTTTATCTGGCAGCCTATAAAGTTATGCTGGGTTTTTACCGCAATACGTCCATTACGGATCTGGTTCCGCTGCATCAGCTAGACCGGGGCCCTGGCCGATTTCTACAGGATTTTGCGGCTCCCTTTTTTATTTATCGACGCTACCGCTATCAACTGAACTACGATTTTATGGACAATCCAATTCGGCCTACGGTCATGTTCCTGCAGTCGTCGGTAAACCGAGAAGTATTGGATCGATCACAAACCTTATATCGGTTTGAGATACGCCTTGAACACCAAACCATCAGCCAGTTTACGGTTTGGCATGCGCATCGGATCATCAATATCCGGCAAGTTCTGGATAATTCAGAACAGCCGGTCTGCCATGAGTCAAGTCTTGCATTAACCGAAGAACTGGTATGA
- a CDS encoding diaminopimelate decarboxylase yields the protein MTVLQKVKYERPVIKQLNTGITNKFGAQTGFVPHTHIDGIAVSDLIHKYGSPLFVISERTIRQTYQEAYNAFANRYPNVQFAWSYKTNYMNAVCSIFHQEGSWAEVVSRFEYEKALANGVPGDKIIFNGPDKTSDDHRVAVLNNSPIHIDHFDELYGLMEVSQKLGKRPKVAIRVNMDTGVQPMWDRFGFNYESGQAWDAITKIIQTDKMDLVGLHCHIGTFMLSTNAYAIAASKMADLALTIKRQFGLDIQYLDMGGGFASKNTLKGAYLNGTDITPSFHDYAEQICTTLIKAGFRSEELPLLILETGRALIDDAGYLLGSVLANKRLSDGRRATIMDFGVNLLFTSFWYEHAISPAQECSQYAEDAVLYGPLCMNIDVIRESVKLPPLNKGDQVVVHRVGAYNMTQWMQFIALRPNIVLIDTDCQPHLIRKSENIEYLTALETTPVHLQSFDL from the coding sequence ATGACAGTTTTGCAAAAAGTAAAGTATGAACGCCCGGTCATTAAGCAGCTCAACACGGGCATTACCAATAAATTTGGCGCACAAACCGGTTTTGTTCCCCATACTCATATCGACGGTATAGCCGTAAGTGATCTGATTCATAAGTATGGATCTCCGTTGTTTGTTATTTCAGAACGTACGATCCGGCAAACCTATCAGGAAGCCTATAACGCCTTTGCCAACCGCTATCCGAATGTGCAGTTTGCCTGGTCGTATAAAACCAATTACATGAATGCCGTCTGTAGCATTTTTCATCAGGAAGGCTCATGGGCCGAAGTTGTATCGCGGTTCGAATACGAAAAAGCACTGGCCAATGGAGTACCGGGCGACAAAATTATTTTCAACGGCCCCGACAAAACCAGCGACGATCATCGGGTTGCGGTTCTGAACAACTCCCCTATTCATATCGACCATTTCGACGAACTATATGGTCTGATGGAAGTTAGTCAGAAACTCGGTAAACGACCTAAAGTAGCTATCCGCGTCAATATGGATACGGGTGTGCAACCCATGTGGGATCGCTTCGGTTTCAATTACGAAAGTGGCCAGGCCTGGGATGCTATCACCAAAATTATTCAGACCGACAAAATGGATCTGGTTGGCCTTCACTGCCACATTGGAACCTTTATGCTCTCGACCAATGCCTACGCCATTGCTGCCTCTAAAATGGCAGATCTCGCCCTAACCATTAAACGGCAGTTTGGTCTCGATATTCAGTACCTCGACATGGGGGGTGGTTTTGCCTCCAAAAACACCCTGAAAGGTGCTTACCTGAACGGTACGGATATTACACCCTCTTTTCATGATTATGCCGAACAGATCTGCACAACACTGATTAAAGCGGGGTTTCGGTCTGAGGAGCTACCGTTACTGATCCTCGAAACGGGTCGGGCACTGATTGATGATGCGGGTTATTTGCTGGGGTCGGTGCTGGCAAACAAACGACTGTCAGACGGTCGACGGGCTACGATTATGGATTTTGGGGTCAATTTGCTGTTTACTTCCTTCTGGTACGAACATGCCATTTCGCCCGCTCAGGAATGCAGCCAGTATGCCGAAGATGCCGTTCTGTATGGTCCCCTCTGTATGAATATCGATGTTATTCGCGAAAGCGTGAAGCTCCCACCCCTAAACAAAGGCGATCAGGTGGTGGTGCATCGGGTAGGCGCATACAACATGACCCAGTGGATGCAATTTATTGCCCTCCGCCCTAACATTGTGCTTATTGACACGGACTGCCAGCCCCATCTCATTCGGAAAAGCGAAAACATTGAATACCTGACGGCTCTGGAAACCACTCCAGTCCATCTGCAATCGTTCGACCTATAG
- a CDS encoding tetratricopeptide repeat protein translates to MKTMRQLAFAFLFTTISVSIGYAQPLTAFKESYVQESKKEYKKAISTLKKASDDSYEVNLRLGWLHYLAGQLTESLDYYEKAIAQRPTSIEARLGYALPASTLNHWNKVTEQYQTILRLDPNNSVTNYRMGLMHYYQKDYKTAEAFFQKVLKLYPFDHDSLLMLGWTKYMLGQTNEARTFFNRALLNTPTDSSATKGLAALK, encoded by the coding sequence ATGAAAACCATGCGCCAACTTGCTTTCGCTTTTCTGTTTACTACAATTTCGGTATCGATTGGCTATGCTCAACCGTTAACAGCCTTCAAAGAAAGCTATGTACAGGAAAGCAAAAAAGAATACAAAAAAGCCATTTCTACCCTGAAGAAAGCGAGCGACGACTCCTATGAAGTAAATTTACGGCTAGGCTGGCTACACTATCTGGCAGGGCAGTTGACCGAATCCCTCGATTATTATGAGAAGGCCATTGCTCAGCGACCAACCTCCATTGAAGCCCGATTAGGGTACGCGCTTCCCGCGTCAACGCTCAACCATTGGAATAAGGTTACAGAACAATACCAGACCATTCTGCGTCTCGACCCAAATAATTCTGTCACCAACTACCGGATGGGGCTAATGCATTATTATCAGAAAGATTACAAAACGGCAGAAGCTTTTTTCCAGAAAGTGCTGAAACTCTATCCCTTCGATCATGACAGCCTGCTCATGCTCGGCTGGACCAAGTATATGCTTGGTCAGACCAACGAGGCCCGAACGTTCTTCAACCGAGCCCTTCTGAATACGCCTACCGATTCGTCGGCTACCAAAGGGCTGGCCGCGTTGAAGTAA
- a CDS encoding FecR domain-containing protein has protein sequence MNAPDLPDFSQFSVQDFVLDESFRRWILQPDEPTMSFWHTFMLNHPEQQAAIDEASAILLHLRVRYDDLTTASQERIWQVLDLAYDNYRQTHDEQSSAKEPIIRRLVGHPFRRWQVAASLAGVLILAIGGWFYRTNWYRQQIHTRYGETQTVTLPDGSRVQLNANSTLSYRPNWDNDADREVWLDGEAFFKVTKQQTASGRLKFITHTPNLDISVLGTQFNVNTRRGNTVVVLSEGKIQLSQPDNKKAPVILMKPGELAVAQTGIEQVTVKPEKPQRYTAWTRQEFAFDNTPLRDIAQQLNDTWGVTLVFEDNDLAERRFTGNLTSQDLETLLATLAATFDLEVTRNENNIYLRRH, from the coding sequence ATGAATGCGCCCGATTTACCCGATTTCAGTCAGTTTTCTGTTCAGGATTTCGTTCTCGATGAATCCTTTCGCCGATGGATTCTGCAACCCGACGAACCAACGATGTCGTTCTGGCATACGTTTATGCTCAATCACCCTGAGCAACAGGCGGCCATCGACGAGGCCAGTGCCATTCTACTCCACCTGCGCGTTCGCTACGACGATCTGACCACTGCCAGTCAGGAACGAATCTGGCAGGTTCTGGACCTGGCTTACGACAATTACCGGCAAACCCACGATGAGCAATCGTCGGCTAAAGAGCCCATTATCAGACGGTTGGTCGGACACCCGTTCCGTCGCTGGCAGGTTGCCGCATCGCTGGCGGGCGTGCTGATACTGGCCATCGGCGGCTGGTTTTACCGCACAAACTGGTACCGCCAGCAAATCCACACCCGCTACGGCGAAACACAAACCGTAACCCTACCCGACGGGTCGCGCGTGCAACTGAACGCCAATTCGACCCTTAGCTACCGACCCAACTGGGACAACGATGCCGACCGGGAAGTATGGCTCGACGGTGAAGCCTTCTTCAAGGTAACGAAGCAACAGACCGCATCGGGCCGTCTGAAGTTCATTACGCATACGCCCAATCTCGACATTTCGGTGCTTGGCACCCAGTTCAACGTCAACACCCGTCGCGGCAATACGGTGGTCGTTTTATCGGAAGGAAAAATTCAGCTCTCCCAGCCCGACAACAAGAAAGCACCGGTTATTCTGATGAAACCCGGCGAACTGGCCGTTGCTCAGACCGGCATCGAACAGGTTACTGTTAAGCCGGAGAAACCACAACGCTATACTGCCTGGACCCGACAGGAGTTTGCCTTCGACAATACGCCCCTGCGCGACATTGCCCAGCAGCTCAACGATACCTGGGGCGTTACGCTTGTTTTTGAAGATAACGATCTGGCCGAGCGACGCTTTACGGGTAACCTGACCAGTCAGGACCTGGAAACACTGCTGGCGACGCTGGCCGCTACGTTCGATTTAGAGGTTACCCGCAACGAAAACAACATCTACCTGCGTCGGCACTAA